A single genomic interval of bacterium harbors:
- the hutI gene encoding imidazolonepropionase: MEDLTIINASEIITLSPGYPRGGVSIGELGIFKDVSISIKDGKISGIGATKPAKMKIDAQGKVVMPGFIDSHTHLIFAGSRADEFELRLKGKTYKEIKEQGGGIISTVMSTRKATASNLFNIAVERLNYAIKWGTTTMEVKSGYGLSLQDEMKILKVIKKLNEVHPVSLVSTFLGAHEVPPEKGKEEYINDLLNEIIPKVSKLAKFCDVFCEHGVFTKEDARKILECGKKFGLLPKIHADELSDSGGAELAGELRAISSDHVIHPSARGIKLMKKAGTIAVILPGTCLFLNHKPPVKKLIEAGIPIAIGSDFNPGTSTILAMPIIISLACTLLKLTPAQAITAATINAAYAIGLGDRVGSIEIGKDADILILSVNSYKEIPYWVGFNPVKVVIKKGRVV; this comes from the coding sequence ATGGAAGATTTAACAATTATAAATGCTTCTGAAATCATTACTTTGAGTCCCGGATATCCTCGTGGAGGAGTTTCGATAGGAGAGCTTGGAATCTTTAAAGATGTAAGTATTTCAATAAAGGATGGAAAGATATCTGGAATTGGAGCTACAAAACCTGCAAAAATGAAAATTGATGCACAGGGTAAAGTAGTAATGCCTGGCTTTATCGACTCACACACTCACCTCATATTTGCTGGGTCAAGGGCAGACGAATTTGAGCTTAGGCTAAAAGGTAAAACTTATAAGGAAATAAAAGAACAGGGCGGCGGAATAATATCTACTGTTATGAGTACAAGGAAAGCGACTGCATCCAATCTATTTAATATTGCAGTGGAGAGGCTAAATTATGCTATTAAATGGGGGACTACAACGATGGAAGTGAAGTCTGGCTATGGGCTCTCCTTACAGGATGAAATGAAAATACTTAAAGTAATTAAAAAGCTAAACGAAGTTCACCCTGTATCACTTGTTTCTACATTTCTTGGTGCACACGAGGTACCACCAGAAAAAGGTAAAGAAGAATACATAAATGACTTACTGAACGAAATAATACCAAAAGTAAGTAAACTTGCTAAGTTTTGCGATGTATTTTGTGAGCACGGCGTTTTTACAAAAGAAGACGCACGTAAAATACTTGAGTGCGGTAAGAAATTTGGTCTACTACCAAAGATACACGCCGACGAACTCAGTGACTCAGGAGGTGCTGAGCTTGCTGGGGAACTCAGAGCAATCTCATCAGACCACGTCATTCATCCAAGTGCAAGAGGAATTAAGTTAATGAAAAAAGCTGGCACTATTGCAGTGATATTGCCGGGAACTTGTCTATTTTTGAATCATAAGCCACCTGTTAAGAAACTTATAGAAGCGGGCATCCCAATTGCTATTGGGAGCGACTTTAACCCCGGCACTTCTACTATACTTGCTATGCCAATAATTATAAGTCTTGCCTGTACATTATTAAAGCTTACACCAGCACAAGCAATAACTGCAGCCACTATAAATGCGGCTTATGCAATTGGACTCGGAGATAGGGTTGGAAGTATTGAAATAGGTAAGGATGCTGATATACTTATACTTAGTGTAAACTCTTATAAGGAAATACCTTACTGGGTTGGCTTTAATCCAGTTAAAGTAGTTATAAAAAAAGGTAGAGTTGTTTGA
- a CDS encoding class I SAM-dependent methyltransferase has translation MINKSHWRKLNISPTRKYWEDYSLDPGRRAVLEEYFSRKGRLLYIGSEPGRDCVELAKNGYEVIGIDFVEKYSRCLSKYSRRNGFNDKDICMDAGQLGFKKESFDYVVVEFYSFLPNRNTQRSFINSIVDILKPNGMALVTAERSYNYCYW, from the coding sequence ATGATAAACAAAAGTCACTGGAGAAAATTAAATATTTCACCTACAAGGAAGTATTGGGAAGATTACTCCTTGGATCCTGGTCGAAGAGCTGTTCTGGAAGAGTATTTTAGCCGTAAGGGAAGACTACTCTATATAGGAAGTGAACCTGGGAGAGATTGTGTTGAGTTAGCCAAGAATGGATATGAGGTTATCGGGATTGATTTTGTAGAAAAATATAGTAGATGTTTGAGTAAGTATAGTAGGAGAAATGGATTTAATGATAAGGATATATGTATGGATGCAGGTCAACTGGGGTTTAAGAAGGAGTCTTTTGATTATGTGGTGGTAGAGTTTTATAGTTTCTTGCCCAATAGGAACACCCAAAGAAGTTTTATAAACTCAATAGTAGATATTCTAAAACCAAATGGTATGGCCTTAGTCACTGCTGAGAGGAGTTATAATTATTGTTACTGGTAG